A window of [Ruminococcus] lactaris ATCC 29176 genomic DNA:
CTTCCCTCTTCTGCTGTTACAGCATCCCAGGAAAGTTTTACATTCTCACCGTCTGCACGAAGAGCTGTCAGTCCTGTCGGAGCTGCTACCTCAGCGGATGCCGGGATATCTTTTAATGTATAGCTCTTTCCGGCTTCTGTCGCGAAAGAGATACGGTTTTCTTTTACAGGTGTCACATCGACTACATTTCCGTCGCTGTCCACTACTGTTGCAAGAGATGCATTCTTTGTCTGTACTACTGCTTCTCCGCCGTTCTCGGAAAGAATGGTAGCAGTTGTTACATTTCCGTCTTTCCAGTCCATGGATACTTTAAAGTTGCCCTGTGCAACCAGTCCATTTACACTTCCGTTTGCCCAGTCATCCGGAACTGCCGGAAGAAGATTGATGTATCCTGCATTGCTCTGCAGAAGCATCTCAGCCACACCGGATGTATAACCGAAGTTACCATCGATCTGGAAATATTTCGGCTGATGATAATCGAACAGATTCGCATAGATTCCGCCGTTGAACAGGTTCTTGATGATCTGATAAGTTTTATTTCCATCACCCAGTCTTGCCCAGCTGTTGATTCTCTGTGCCATTCCCCATCCGGTACTTTCATCTGTACGGTTCTGCATGGATACCTTTGCTGCTGCAAACCACTCTGCATGATCCTCTGTAATGAGGTCTCCCGGGAAAAGTCCGAGAAGGTGGGACATATGACGGTGGTTATATCCTTCTCCGAGTGTAGCTCCACTTGCAGTATGGTTAAAGGTTGTCTCTGTATACCATTCTTTGATCTGTCCGCTGTCGCCGACCTCGATCGGTCCTTTCAGGTCAGCCTGGTTTGCTTTCCATGTAGCTACCAGATCTGCATCTGTTCCAAGGACTTCTGCTGCTTTGATTGTATCCTCATATAACTGCCAGATCAGTGTCTGCTCATACGTGTTACCACTTGTGACCGGTCCATGCTCCGGTGAATATGCCGGTGAAGATACCAGCTTTCCATCGCTGTCGCGGACAAGCATCCGATCATACAGTTTTGCCTCTTCTTTCATCATCGGATAGATATTGTCTCTTAAATAAGATGTATCTCCGGTATACTCATAATAAGCCCAGCAGTTCTGCAAGATCCACGGTACTGCTGCCGGTGACCATCCCCAACTGAAACTCCATCCGGGGCAGGTCCATCCGAACGGGTTGTTCTGCGTATGTGCCATGAATCCATTTTCCTCGCCATCGGCACTGGAAACTCCTGCATAAATTGCCGCAGTCACACGCCCCGGTTCTCTCAAAGCATCGATATAATCAACCAATGGCTGTGCACACTCTGCCATGTTGGTAGAATATGTCGGCCAGTAGTTCATCTGTAAGTTTACATTCATATGGTAATCTGAATGCCATGGAGAGTTGTTCGCTCCTACCCACAGTCCCTGAAGGTTGGAAGGAAGTGTCTCTCTGACATAACCATTTCCATCTGTCTTTGTCTCTCTGGAAGACTCAATGGTCATAAATCTTCCGTACTGGAACAGCATAACTTCCAGCTGACGTCTTTCAGCTTCTGATGCAGTTCCTGCTTTGTATGCGGAAAGAAGTGCATCTGTTGTCTTTGTTGAGACAGTCTGTCCAAGATTCAGATCAACACGGTTGAAGATCTCCTGATAATCACTTACATGATTCGCTTTCAGTTCTTCGTATGTCTTAACTGCTGCCTGATCTACATACCATTTTACACGGTTTGTCAGTTCGCTTGCAGTCTCACCTGTTCTGTAGCTCGGATATTCATCCTTATAATCTGTTCCCATGGAAGTGATGATCGTAACCTCACTTGCACCGGAAACACTTACTTTTCCATCCCCATCTGTCACCGTACCGGCATTGTCGGTAATAACCTGAGTCTGGGATGAAAATTTCATCTGGTTGTCTGTGAGCTGTCCGTTAATGGAGATCCGTCCATCTGACACGGTTGTATCCCATGTTCTCTGATAGCTGCTATCGCCAATCCCATTAATAGCACTTCCTCTGCTATTATCCGGTTCTACACTTACATCCAGACTGATCTTTTCAGAACCGTCTGCTGTGATATGTGTAACAATAACATTGTCCGGATAACTTGTGAAGTTCTCTCTTGAATAATGAGTACTTCCCTTGTCATAGTTTACACCTGCGATGGCTGTTTTCAGATCCAGGTCACGGGTATAATTCGTCACATCGTTGTTAGATGATACATTTTTGAAATCAATATACATATTTCCCCAGCTCAGGTAATATCCATATCCATTGGTTCCTGCATCATCGCTTACACCGACCAGGTTGCTGTTTGCAAGACTGATTGCGGAGCTGTCCTGGCCATTTGCGAAATAGTTGTGGATTGATGTCATAGTCGCTCCGTTATTTCCCTTGTTCTCCAGGTTACCTCCATTGTAATTCGGTCTGCTGGTGCTTGGTCCTCCTGACCAAAGCGATTTGTCATTCAGCTGGATACGCTCTCTGGTGATTCCGCCGAATACCGTTCCACCGATTGCACCATTACCGATCGGAAGTGACTTTTCCTGCCAACCTTCGTAATACTTGGTAATATCTGCCGGACTCGTATACCACAGCTTCAGATCATTGTCACCGGTCTGCTGCGTTACAGCGGCCGGTTCCGCATTGACCTGCGTTGCCATATACGGCAGAGACGTCACAGCCATTGCTGCTGCACAGGCACTTGCAAGTACCCGCCATTTCATTTTTCTTCTCATAATACCCCTTTCTGATACGTTTCTGATGTATCTTAATTTATTGTCATGAAATTCCTCTGCCTTCGATTCCTATGGGCAGACTCCTCCCAATGTCCAATTATCTACTATAATCCACGCAAATTAGAAGCCTGTTTCAAATTAGCATTTTATGCTAATTCTAGATAGACTTTCTCTTTCGTGAAATTGGTTTTGGTGCTTTTTTGTTTTTGTTTTCTGCTGAAGCAGCTTTTGCATTTACAACCTCATACACTATGGAATCAATATCTTCTTGAGAAAGATCGATGGTATCCATTTTATATGTCCATTTGTATGGCACAGGTTCTTTGTTGATTTCATCAAAGTATCTGTAGATTCTATCTTCGAGTTCTTTCTTGCTTTCCACACGGATTCCACCCAGCATCTGCTTTGTCATTTTACTGAAAAAACCTTCAATCATGTTTAACCAGGAACCATGTTTGGGTGTAAATACAAACTCAAAACGTCCAGAAACCGTATTCAGATATTCCTGGGTTTCTTTGGAGGTATGTGCAGAGTGATTATCCAGAATAATCCGAATCATATCGCCCTTTGGATATTTTTCATCAAGTTTCTTTAGAAAAGTCACAAAGTCAGAACTTTTATGAGTTTCACTTACTAATGGAATTGCTTCTCCTGAGAGCAAATCAATCGCTGCAAGCAGGGAGAGGGTTCCCAGCCTGACATACTCATAATCTCGCTGATAGCCATTCCTTTTATCTGTATTCGGAATCGGTGGACGGTCTTCACCTGTGGTAGCAATTGCCTGAATTCCTGGCTTTTCATCATAAGACAGGGTATGTACGGCATCTTTCTCAAAGGGAATCAGTTTTCCATCCTTGTCAAACTGCATTTCAATCTGCTTGTAGATAACAAGGACATCATGCATTTTTGCATCAAACTCAGGATCCCGTCTTTCGCAGTAATAGGACACCTGAAACGGTTTGATCCTTGCATTGCTCAGAATTTTCCGAAGCGTTGTTTCAGCTACTGTTGCCATACGAGGATGCCCTTCCGTTTCTGCTATAGAGTTGATGAATTTCCTGAAACTCATGGGATACCAGAATTCAGCAGAATAGCCGTAATCCTTCGGTTTTTGGCAGGCTTTACTGATTACCCAGGTGATATCGTCATCGGTGATTTCCGTTTTTCTTCCACGGCCTTTGTTATCACGTAAAGAAGCTTCAACACCGTTCTCTTTAAATTTGTTAAGACAACGTTTTACCACACTGATTCCAATATCCAGTTTGTCAGCAATTGCTTCGTTAGATGCACCCTCAGATTTGAGCAGAAGGATCCTAGCACGTTGATAAACGCGAATTTCCAAAGTGCTCTGAGTCAGCAGTTTATTTAAGTAAGATTTATCATCGTCTGTTAAAGAAATAGTTTTAATTGTATTAGGCATAATTGGCACCTCCGATGGTTCAATTATACCATAATAGGAATGTGAATTAAAATAGTTTGTTATTTAAAGTGGATTATACTACATTATAAAACTTTTCTTTTGAATGTGCTTGTTTAATTTACTCTTTATAATCGCTTATTTTGTCAAATTCAGAACCTCTGAATTTACATTTTATTTATATTTTTTAAAAAAATATTCACATTTTTTGTATTTTTCGGTACATTTTTTCTTTATTTCTGTTATAATACAGATTAACGCTTATTAATTGTGCTTATCTATGGAGGCTTTTTTTACACATGAAGAAAAAAACTACTGTTCAGTCAGTAAATAAACATTCTACTCCTCCTGCTGAGGAGACTAAGATTCAGGAACACGAAGTACCTGGATTGATGACATTGTCCGATTCCATCCTGTCCGGTGCTGTTGTTGAATATCGTAAAGCCGGTTATAGTTTTGCCCGGCACTTACATACAAATATTGAGATTTATCGGATTCTTTCCGGTGAATGTTATATGGATATTCAGTCGGAAACGATCCACTGTACAGCGGGCGAATTTATCATGTTACTCCCCGATGTAGTTCATTCTTTTTATCTGAATGACACATCTGACTGTGAATTTCAGCATATTCACTTTAACCCTGAGATGTTTTCCACGATTGTTCTTGAAGATGAGGGAGTTTTTCCTATCACCCTGATGCATGCGATCCTCTTTTCTGCCCAGTTCTATTACCGGATGGAATCTGATCCAGTCATCGACGAACATCTTCAGAAGCTCATTACTCTCTATGCTTCATCCAACAGTCTGTTCTCTGCTGCAAATATTAACGTTGCACTGATGAACCTGATGTTGTATATCCTTGACCATACAGAGACAGAGCATGGATTTTCCGAACCACAGCTTCAGAACAGCTATGTTGCTTATACACTGAATTACATTCGGGAAAATTTTACCCAGAAGATCCGTCAGGAGGATATCGCCTTGCAGCTGCATATCTCTGTCCGCTATCTGAGTAAGATCTTCAAAAATTATATGGGGGTAACCCTTTCTAATTACATTAACATTTACCGGATCAACCGTTCCATCGAGTTAATGCAGAATACAAGTCTAACGCTGACAGAAATCGCTCTGCAGGTCGGATTCAAAGATTCCCAGCATTATTCTAAGGTCTTTATGAATGTAATCAATGCAACACCATCCCATTACAGAAAAGCGATTTTGAAATAAAAACCACAAAAAAATTCCTTCCAGGAAACCCCCGGAAGGAATTTTTTATTCTTTTATTGCATTGAAAATTCGGAACTCACTTCAGATTAGTTTGTTCTTCTTCTCCTTGCCATTACTGCAACGAGTCCTGCTGCCAGGCAAAGCATTGCCATTCCTGCTACATTTGATGTATCACCAGTCTTGGCTGCTTTCGCTACATTTGATGTACCATTTGCAGTACCGTTATTGGATGATCCATTGTTGAAAGAACCATTATTATTTGATCCGTTATTCGCATTGCCGTTGTTATTTCCGCCATTATTATCGGATCCGTTATTATCGTCTTTCTTGTCATCATCCTTATTGCTGTCGTCCTTCTTATCATCATCTTTTGCTTTCAGGGCTGCTCTTGCTTCTTTTACAGCCTGTACTGCTGCATCAATCTCATCCTGAGTTGCATCTGAATTCTGAAGAACTGCATTTGCCGCATCGATTGCTGACTGAAGAGCTGCAAGTGATGCTTCTGTATACTTGTCTGTTGCTCCGACAACTTCTGTTGCATCTGCAACCGCCTTTTCAAGCTCCTCTTTTACAACCGGTGCTTTCTTCTCTTCGAGTGCTGCCTTTGCTGCATTTACAGCTTCAACCTGTGCATCTACCTCTGCCTGGGTTGCGTTGTCATCAGCCAGAACTCTATTGGCTGCATCAATTGCTGTCTGAAGAGCTGCGATGGATTCTTCTGTATACTTATCTGTCAGGGCTGCTTCACCCTCTGCTGCTTTCACTGCAAGTCTCAGTGCAGATTTGTCTGCCTTCTCTTTCAGTGCTGCAATCTTAGCTTCTACATTTGCTTTTGCATTGTCAACTTCTGTCTGAGTTGCATCTGCTTTGTTGTAAACTGTCTGAGCTTCATCTACAGCATTCTGAAGTGCTTCCAGAGAAGCCGGTGTATAAGCGTCTGTCTGTGCGAGCTTCTCATTTGCTGTATTGATTGCTGCAAGCAGATTTTCCTTTGCAACTGTCACTGCATCTTTTGCAAATGTTACTGCAATCGTATGGTTTGCTGTTACGTCTGAGAATGTATATTCTGTTACAACGTCAACTGCAGTTCCATCTACTGTAAGGCTGTCTACATGATATCCGTCATTCGGTGTGATCGTGAATGCTTTGGATGTTCCTTTGTAAACATTTGTTGCTCCTGTCGGTGCGATCTTTCCACCATTACCTGCTGTTGCTGTAATTGTGAACTGAGTCTGGATGTCAGCAATCTTTGCTGTGATCTCAGCTTTCTTCGCATCTACATCTGCCTGAGAGCTTGCTGTTGTCAACTGCTTTCCTGCATTTACAAGTTCCTGAAGCTCTACAAGTGCCGCTGCAGAATATTTATCTTTATCTGCTGCATTGAGGATTGCCTCTGCATTTGTGATCGCTGTCTGAAGTTCTGTAAGGTCAGCTTCGTCTGCTGTCTTTGTAAGTACAATATCAAACTTATCAAGCTGTGGAGCTTTATTTGTATCCGGTGCTGTAAGGATCAGAGTTCCTGCTCCTGCCTCTGTTACTTCAAGTGTAAGAGTGAATGTCTTCACTGTCAGAGAACCATTTTCACTTGTTGACGGGCAGTCAACCTGAGTAGCTGTGATCTTTCCATTTTCTTCTGAGAATGCAAGCTTATTTGCTGCTCCGGCACGATAAGTACCCGTTACAGTGTATGTTCCCGGAACTGTTGCTACATATGCATATTTTGCATAATCTTTGTATGCCATACAGTTCAGGAATTTCCCATTACTTGCCCAGTCGCCTGTTCCAAGACTAAGCGGCCAGCTTGGATCGGAATCTGAATCATTACTGTTGATCAGTTCTGTTGCATGCTCTGCTTCCAGAGTCTTTGTCGTTCCCTTTGTTGTCGGGAATTCAAATGGATTTGCTGCAGTATAATTTATAAATGCAAATGTTGCCTCAATTGTATGAGCTGCAGTTACATTTTCAAATGTATAGGAAGTTCTCTTTCCTACAGATGTTCCGTCAACTTTAACATCGCTGACTTCATATCCATCATTTGCTGCAATCGTGAATGTTGCACTTTCACCTTCTGTAACAGATACCTTGCCATCTGCAAGACCTTCTGCTGTGATCGTACCGCCTTCACCTGCTGTTGCTGTGATATCATAAGACTCAACTGCAACATTCTTTGGTGTGATAATGAAGTAATCAATTCCAGGTCCCTTATTTGTATTCGGGGCTGTGACAGAGATCATTCCGTCTCCTGCTTCTGTTACTTCAATATCAAATTCTACTGTTCCAAATACAACACTATTGTTTTCCTTTGTAGGATCAACTTCTAATGTCTTTTCTGTAATCTTTCCATCTGCCTCTGTGATCCTGATTCCATTTTTTGCGTTCACATCAGAACCACTGCGATATCTCATAACTACGTGGTATGTACCTGTCTTATCTGCATGATATGCATATTTCAGTACATCTTTGTATGCCATATCTGTTACAAAGCTTCCATTACTTGCATCTGTATTTGCTGCAATCTTCATCGGATAACTTGGATCAGAATCTGAATCATTGCTATTGGTTAATTCTGTCGCAAACTCTGCTTCCAGAGTTGCACTTGTTCCCGTCTTCCATGGGAACTGGAATCTGTCATCTGTTGTATATTTTGTACGTGCTACAAGAGCATTCTTTGCAGTTTCAAGTGCTGTATATGCATTTCTGATCGTTGCATCTGTTGCACTCTCATTTGCCAGTGTTTCCTGTGCTGCTTTCAGTGCTGCTACAAATGTATCCCAGCCGCCTGAATACAGATTTTCTTTCAGTTCTACTGACTGATTAACCAGCGTCTGAAGTTTCTCACTGTTGATTGCATCTGCATCTTTGATCGTGATCCTTGCAGAACTGTTGAAACCGATAATTGCGTTTTCCGGTGTTTTCTCTGTCAGTTCGATTGAGAATACACGGTCACCAGTCGTATTTGTGTTACGTCTTGTTTCTGCTGCTTTCTGAACAGTTACTTCTGATTCTCCATCATTCAGTGTTACTGTTGGTGCAAGCTCTGTATTGAAGTCATCCTGGATTGCACTTCCTGGATTTGGCTGAATCTTTGCTGTGATCGTTCCCTTTGTTCCACCGACACGTTTTACTTTGACATCCAGTGTGGATTCTTCGTTCATTGTGTAAGCAGAATTTTCAAGTTCGATCATTCCTACGCCACCATTATTGATCACGTAAGCTGCTTCTACACCGATCGCTGCACTTGTCTTTGCAACAACTCTCAGTGTATGATGACCGTCTGTCAGATCTGCAGATTCAAAAATCTTTGTTCCGGTGGATCTGCTTGTCGCATGCGTATTGATCGTCTCTACCAGCTGTTCATCAATATAGACATCAGCAGAACCATGTCCCGGGTCTTTTGTTCCCATCAGATATACTTTTGTTCCGTCAAATGTATAAGTAAATTCTGCATTTGCCTTATTGGACCATGTATTCTGACCATTGATATAGGAGCTTCCTGTCTGCGGATTCCATCCTGTGGAGCTGAATGTAAACTTGCTTGTATCGTTGACACTTGTTGTCTCCATTCCCTCCGGTGCAGTACCTGCTAACTGGAATCCTTCACTTGCCTTGTATACACCAACTTCACTTAACATCGGAACTTTACCGTCTGATGTTCCTACAGTAATTTTTACCTGAGTTGCTGATACAGGAGATGTTCTGACCAGTCTCTTTGCACCGATCGTAACACCACTCTTCAGTGTCTGCCAGTTCGCACTGTCGGATGTCTTGTACTCAACTTTGTAGCTGTTAATGTGCTGTCCTTTCTGGATTGCCTCTTCAATAGAAACTACATCAAATTTCTTTGCAGTATTCCATTTGATCGTCAGACTTCCGCTCTTTGTGCCGTCATCTGTTGTCCAGTATGTTGCATCATCACCGTCTACTACATTACCCGGTTTGAAATCAATATCATTTCCACGGACATTGGATGCTGTGATCGTTGTTCCTGTTGCTTTCGCAAGGTTTGTGCGGAATGTTTCTTCTATATTATTTCCAAATTCAGTTACTCTGTCCAGAATTGCCTGGTCTACTGTACCCTGATTGTTCGGAGGCACATTCAGAAGCATGGTTGCATTATGTCCTACTGAATCAAAATACATTGTTGCAAGCTGAGAAATCGTCTTCGGAGTACACTTATTTGTTCCCCAGAACCATCCGGATGTGATACGTCCGTCACACTCCGGTACAGTCCATTTGTTACCATTCTCGTATCCCTTTGTATACGGTGTGCTTCCGTTGCTGTCAATCGTATTTGCATTAACATTTACGTTTGATTTTGACCAGGTATTTTCATGAGCTACACCATCTTCATTTCCGATCCAGCGAACTGTTGTATAGGCACCAGCTCCGAACAGCATACAGTCTGCATCATATTTAGCTGCTTTTCCTTCGTATTTCTGAATGGTATTGAACCATCTTGTGAAGTCGTATTCCTGTGCATTCGCACCACTTCCCTTTGCTCCGTCCATCCATACTTCTACGAAATGTCCGTTGTTACCGTACTTGTCATTGCTGAGAATTTCTGTTAACTGATTATTGTAGTAATCATTGTAGTCAAGCACATCATTCTCTTTTGTTGTTGGATTTCTATTTGCATCATAATATCCGTAAGATGGTTCATGGATATCCCATGGTGACAGATAGAGTCCCATGTCCAGACCATACTTTGTGCAGGCTGCGGAGATTTCAGCAAGGACATCTCCTTCACCATTCTTATAATTTGTATTCTTTACACAGTAATCTGTATAGGCACTGTTCCAGATACAGAAACCATCATGATGCTTTGCAGTTACAATAATTTTCTTGAACCCTGCATTTTTCAGAGTACTTACCAGTGTATCTGCATTAAAATCATTTGACAGGGTAAAGATATCTGCCGGTGATCTGTCTCCGTAATGTTCGCCCCACTCTACCTCATTGAAGGTATTTGGTCCGAAGTGACAGAATGCTGCAAGTTCATCTTTCTGATACTTGTACTGGTTGGCATCCGGTACAACTTTATCAGCAGCCGGTGCATCTGTATTATTGTCTGCACAGTCAGCGTCTGTCACTTCACCGGAAGCTGCAGATACCGTTACTGCTGTAGTCCCGATGGAACCAAATACAGTTGTCACTCCGAGAATAAGTCCCATAACCATTGAAAGGGTCTTTTTCTTCATTTCTTTCCTCCCATTATGTTATCAAAGCGGAGGAGATCAGCATTTTTCATAACTCCCCTCCCCCGCTTTTTTTCTGAGTTTCAGATTTGCAAAACCGAGAAACTTTTAGTTCTCTTTTTTACGCTTTACTACAACGCCTGCTGCCGCTGCGGATGCTGCCAGTGCGAATGCCCAAACTGCCACGTTTGTTGTATCGCCTGTCTTAGCTGCTTTCTTAGTATTGTCTACCTTTGTTGTAGTCTTATTGTCAGACTTGGATGTATTAGAAGAATTGTTGTTCTTGTTGTCGTCAACCTTTGTATCATCCTTCTTATTGTCACCCTTGTTGCCGTCGTCTTTCTTTCCGTCATCTGTCTTCTTTTCTACAAGAGCATTGAGGGCTTTTGCGATGGCTTTATTTGCTTCGTCAACCTGAGCCTGCGTTGCATTTTCGTCATTCAGAACGGATGCGTACTGATCGTAAACTGCCTGCAGGGCTTTCAGTGATTCTGCTGTGTACTTGTCTGTTGCTGCAAGTGCTGCATCTGCCTTTGCTGTAGTTGCCTTGAGTTCTGTCTTATCAACTACTGTCGGATCAGGATTTACAGCATCTTTCTTTGTTGTAAATGTAGCTGCTGCCTTTGCGGATACATTGTTATTTGTATCAACAGCTTCTACCTCTACTGTGTACTCTGTTCCTTCTGTAAGACCTGTCAGTACATATTCTGTTGTTGCTACCAGTGTATCATTGACCTGAGTTCCGTTTACATATACATTGTATCCGGCAACTCCTTCATTATCTGTAGAAGCTGTCCATGTAACAGTTGCACCTGTCTTTGTAACATCAGATGCTTTTACGTCTGCAGGAACGCTCGGAGCTTCTGTATCGGCTGCCTTTGCTGTTGTAAATGTAGCTGCCTCTGATTTCTCAGATACATTTCCTGCTGCATCTACTGCTGTAATTTTTACACTGTACTCTGTAGCTGCTGTAAGACCTGTCAGGTCATACTCTGTAGCTGTTACCAGTTCTGTGTTTACCTTTTCTCCGTTTACATATACGTTGTATCCAGTTGTTGCAACGTTATCCAGAGCTGCTTCCCATGCAACATGAGCTGTTGTCTCTGTAACATCTGCTGTTCTTACTGCTGTCGGAGCATCCGGTGCTTCTGTATCAACTACTGCCTTGTCAACGTATGTGATGATCGGAGTAACATGAACAGACGGCCTGCTTGGATTGCTGTTGCAGCTTGCTGTTACGCGGATCACATCGCCCTTGTTCAGTTCAATCTCATCAAAATTTGCCCAGTCTGCTGCTTTCTGATTACTTGTTGAAAGTGTTACACTCTGTTTTACTGTATCATTTACAAGAAGGCTTAATGTAACTGTTCCGCCTGAGTTTCCAGCCTGACGCAGATACGGCTCACCATCTTTTACATTGAAGGATACTGTACCGCTCTTCGGTGCTCTGAATACCATTGCTGTCGAATAAGAAGTCTGCGGTGGAGCAGAGATCAGTCCATGAATGGAATCGCTCATTGCTGTACTGTGATTTGGAGCATCTACACCAACACCATAGTATGTATTCAGTACCCAGTTTGGATAAGTATTATCATAAGCTGTCATATCAGCCCAGTCGCCATTACCGTTCTTCTGCTGTGCAAACCATACATTTCCCTGCTGCTGTCCTGCATAGTCCAGTGTCCAGTTGTATGTATTCTTCTGAGCTACCGTATAGTCATTTGTTGTTCCGTCTTCAGCCGTGATGCGTACTGTCACTCCTGCTGTTACTGCATCTCCGTCAGCTAATGCTGTTCCATTGTTCAGTACGGAAACTGTTGCTGTATCAGCTACTGTGATGTTCTTCTTCAGCTCGCTGACTGTTGTAGCATTTGCTGTTGTATAAGGAACACTCAGTGTCTTTCCGCTTACCATGTAGTAAGAAGATTTCAGTTCTTTATCAGAACTTGCAACTACTGTATAAGTTACATCCTCCATTCCTTCATAAGAAAGAACGACGGTTGCTCCACCTTTCACGATATCTGCATCGCCAAGAACTTTATCACCATTTTTTACAGTAACTGTAACGCCTGTATCAACGATGATGTTGTTGCGGAACTGCTCTACTGTTGTATTCTTCGGAAGATCACTTACATTTGTTCCTGAAATTGTGTATGTATTGGAACGAAGTACAAGTGCTGTAACTGCATCACTTTCTGCTGCTCCGATTTCCGGTACTGCTGTGATTGCATGTCCGAAGAAGTCATGATCGATAGAATAACCATTTCTGTCAACAATTACTTTACCAGCATTGATAGCCGGTGAGTTTGCTGCCAGTTTGTATCCATCAAATTCTGTAGTAGCTGTCGGATCTTCATGCAGTCTTGCCTGCTTGTCCTCTGCTGCTGCAACCGGACCTGAACCTGCATCAACAAGTACTGCTGTTCCTGCGGATACCTTTACTGCATTTGCATCAGTTGGATAATTGGATACATTGTAGTACAGGTTGTTGCTGTATGTCTTGTTATTTCCTGGATTCCAGTTTGTCGCATTAACCGATGTATCTCCTGCAAAATAGAAGATGTTATTCTCAATCGTTACCGGTCCATTATTAGAATGTGCTGTAGACCAGATACTTGTAAGTCCTTTCTTAATATAGAAAGTATTATTGTAAACCTGACAATTTCCTGTATTTCCTGCAGGATCGAGAGGTCCCATATCTTCATTCTGGCTGATGTTGTAACGGAATGTATTATTGATGGACTGCGGTCCACAGAACATGATCGTACTTGCCGTATTGCCGTGGCTGTAGTTGTACTGATAGTTTGTTCCATCACCGTAATCAGCATCCCAAGGCTGTCCGTCACCGTTACCATGAGCTGCATTCAGTGTTGCAAAGCACTCATTGTACTGGAAGACTGTATCTTTACACTTCCATGGCCAGATACCTGCTGCAACTCGTCCATTACCTACGCCCAGTTTATTTCCTGTATCATTACCATTTGCATCGAGCTGTGGCTGCCGCTGGGAGAAATCTGTATAG
This region includes:
- a CDS encoding helix-turn-helix transcriptional regulator, encoding MKKKTTVQSVNKHSTPPAEETKIQEHEVPGLMTLSDSILSGAVVEYRKAGYSFARHLHTNIEIYRILSGECYMDIQSETIHCTAGEFIMLLPDVVHSFYLNDTSDCEFQHIHFNPEMFSTIVLEDEGVFPITLMHAILFSAQFYYRMESDPVIDEHLQKLITLYASSNSLFSAANINVALMNLMLYILDHTETEHGFSEPQLQNSYVAYTLNYIRENFTQKIRQEDIALQLHISVRYLSKIFKNYMGVTLSNYINIYRINRSIELMQNTSLTLTEIALQVGFKDSQHYSKVFMNVINATPSHYRKAILK
- a CDS encoding IS630 family transposase, with protein sequence MPNTIKTISLTDDDKSYLNKLLTQSTLEIRVYQRARILLLKSEGASNEAIADKLDIGISVVKRCLNKFKENGVEASLRDNKGRGRKTEITDDDITWVISKACQKPKDYGYSAEFWYPMSFRKFINSIAETEGHPRMATVAETTLRKILSNARIKPFQVSYYCERRDPEFDAKMHDVLVIYKQIEMQFDKDGKLIPFEKDAVHTLSYDEKPGIQAIATTGEDRPPIPNTDKRNGYQRDYEYVRLGTLSLLAAIDLLSGEAIPLVSETHKSSDFVTFLKKLDEKYPKGDMIRIILDNHSAHTSKETQEYLNTVSGRFEFVFTPKHGSWLNMIEGFFSKMTKQMLGGIRVESKKELEDRIYRYFDEINKEPVPYKWTYKMDTIDLSQEDIDSIVYEVVNAKAASAENKNKKAPKPISRKRKSI
- a CDS encoding alpha-L-fucosidase codes for the protein MKKKTLSMVMGLILGVTTVFGSIGTTAVTVSAASGEVTDADCADNNTDAPAADKVVPDANQYKYQKDELAAFCHFGPNTFNEVEWGEHYGDRSPADIFTLSNDFNADTLVSTLKNAGFKKIIVTAKHHDGFCIWNSAYTDYCVKNTNYKNGEGDVLAEISAACTKYGLDMGLYLSPWDIHEPSYGYYDANRNPTTKENDVLDYNDYYNNQLTEILSNDKYGNNGHFVEVWMDGAKGSGANAQEYDFTRWFNTIQKYEGKAAKYDADCMLFGAGAYTTVRWIGNEDGVAHENTWSKSNVNVNANTIDSNGSTPYTKGYENGNKWTVPECDGRITSGWFWGTNKCTPKTISQLATMYFDSVGHNATMLLNVPPNNQGTVDQAILDRVTEFGNNIEETFRTNLAKATGTTITASNVRGNDIDFKPGNVVDGDDATYWTTDDGTKSGSLTIKWNTAKKFDVVSIEEAIQKGQHINSYKVEYKTSDSANWQTLKSGVTIGAKRLVRTSPVSATQVKITVGTSDGKVPMLSEVGVYKASEGFQLAGTAPEGMETTSVNDTSKFTFSSTGWNPQTGSSYINGQNTWSNKANAEFTYTFDGTKVYLMGTKDPGHGSADVYIDEQLVETINTHATSRSTGTKIFESADLTDGHHTLRVVAKTSAAIGVEAAYVINNGGVGMIELENSAYTMNEESTLDVKVKRVGGTKGTITAKIQPNPGSAIQDDFNTELAPTVTLNDGESEVTVQKAAETRRNTNTTGDRVFSIELTEKTPENAIIGFNSSARITIKDADAINSEKLQTLVNQSVELKENLYSGGWDTFVAALKAAQETLANESATDATIRNAYTALETAKNALVARTKYTTDDRFQFPWKTGTSATLEAEFATELTNSNDSDSDPSYPMKIAANTDASNGSFVTDMAYKDVLKYAYHADKTGTYHVVMRYRSGSDVNAKNGIRITEADGKITEKTLEVDPTKENNSVVFGTVEFDIEVTEAGDGMISVTAPNTNKGPGIDYFIITPKNVAVESYDITATAGEGGTITAEGLADGKVSVTEGESATFTIAANDGYEVSDVKVDGTSVGKRTSYTFENVTAAHTIEATFAFINYTAANPFEFPTTKGTTKTLEAEHATELINSNDSDSDPSWPLSLGTGDWASNGKFLNCMAYKDYAKYAYVATVPGTYTVTGTYRAGAANKLAFSEENGKITATQVDCPSTSENGSLTVKTFTLTLEVTEAGAGTLILTAPDTNKAPQLDKFDIVLTKTADEADLTELQTAITNAEAILNAADKDKYSAAALVELQELVNAGKQLTTASSQADVDAKKAEITAKIADIQTQFTITATAGNGGKIAPTGATNVYKGTSKAFTITPNDGYHVDSLTVDGTAVDVVTEYTFSDVTANHTIAVTFAKDAVTVAKENLLAAINTANEKLAQTDAYTPASLEALQNAVDEAQTVYNKADATQTEVDNAKANVEAKIAALKEKADKSALRLAVKAAEGEAALTDKYTEESIAALQTAIDAANRVLADDNATQAEVDAQVEAVNAAKAALEEKKAPVVKEELEKAVADATEVVGATDKYTEASLAALQSAIDAANAVLQNSDATQDEIDAAVQAVKEARAALKAKDDDKKDDSNKDDDKKDDNNGSDNNGGNNNGNANNGSNNNGSFNNGSSNNGTANGTSNVAKAAKTGDTSNVAGMAMLCLAAGLVAVMARRRRTN